From one uncultured Bacteroides sp. genomic stretch:
- a CDS encoding SDR family oxidoreductase — MKIGVTGATGQLGRIVVEKLKERVSAESIVALVRTPEKALDLGVKARVFDYNKPESLAESLQGIDSLLLISGNELGQRAQQHANVIDAAKQAGVKWIVYTSVLRADTSTLSLAAEHLLTEAALKASGVPYTILRNGWYTENYTGSISGAIAAGALIGSAGDGKIASAARDDYAEAAAVVLTSEGNVGKVYELAGDEFYTLADLAAEVSRQAGKNIPYSNLPEAEYANILKSFNLPEGLALAIAGWDVSASKNDLFDDAHQLSRLIGRPTTPLAKVVADALAG, encoded by the coding sequence ATGAAAATTGGAGTAACAGGAGCGACTGGTCAATTAGGTCGCATAGTAGTAGAAAAACTGAAAGAAAGAGTATCGGCAGAAAGTATTGTAGCTTTGGTTCGCACCCCGGAAAAGGCATTGGATTTAGGTGTGAAAGCCCGTGTGTTTGATTATAATAAACCGGAAAGTCTGGCAGAGTCTTTACAAGGCATTGATAGTTTATTGCTTATTTCCGGTAATGAACTTGGTCAACGTGCTCAGCAACACGCTAATGTAATTGATGCAGCTAAACAGGCAGGTGTAAAATGGATTGTATATACCAGTGTGCTACGTGCTGATACATCAACACTGAGCCTTGCAGCAGAGCATCTGCTTACTGAAGCGGCTTTAAAAGCATCGGGTGTTCCATATACTATATTGCGTAATGGCTGGTATACCGAAAACTACACAGGCTCAATATCAGGAGCTATTGCAGCTGGAGCATTAATTGGTAGTGCCGGTGATGGAAAAATTGCTTCGGCAGCACGTGACGATTATGCGGAAGCTGCTGCTGTAGTGCTAACGAGTGAAGGCAATGTGGGTAAAGTATACGAACTAGCCGGAGACGAATTTTATACACTTGCTGACTTGGCTGCTGAGGTCTCGCGACAGGCAGGAAAGAATATTCCGTATAGCAACCTGCCGGAAGCAGAATATGCCAATATCCTGAAAAGTTTTAATTTGCCGGAAGGTTTAGCATTAGCTATTGCCGGATGGGATGTTTCTGCTTCTAAAAATGATTTGTTTGATGATGCTCACCAACTATCCCGCTTAATTGGTCGCCCTACAACACCATTGGCCAAAGTTGTGGCTGATGCCTTGGCTGGTTAA
- a CDS encoding NAD(P)-binding domain-containing protein yields the protein MKIAILGTGLMGAGLAEGFIKAGHETIVYNRTITKTESLVALGAKAVGTPAEAIEAADAAILVLSDGAGVRNVLLDDVTKSVLKGKKILNASTTTSEEIEEIAQEVARQGGELAEMSILVGAEQLRSKQGQFIIACNEESEALWTGILRNIGENIFYVGKIGNASKAESPMLFGSMFISATVAYAAAVALKLNIPQEIAAQQIAMFAPGAEYLLPNMFARNYDQVMASVDSFKTVSNTAISSAKSLGIPTKVLEDILAIFTSAAERGFGAKDGSSILEVLLESNK from the coding sequence ATGAAAATTGCAATATTAGGAACAGGTTTAATGGGTGCAGGTTTAGCAGAAGGGTTTATAAAGGCTGGACATGAAACAATAGTGTATAATAGAACAATCACAAAAACGGAATCGCTTGTAGCATTAGGTGCAAAAGCAGTTGGTACTCCTGCTGAAGCAATTGAAGCTGCAGATGCAGCTATACTCGTACTTTCAGATGGTGCTGGCGTACGTAATGTTCTTTTGGATGATGTAACAAAAAGTGTATTAAAAGGAAAGAAGATATTAAATGCTTCTACTACTACATCAGAAGAGATTGAAGAAATAGCACAGGAAGTAGCCCGACAAGGTGGAGAACTTGCTGAAATGTCTATTCTGGTTGGTGCTGAACAATTACGCAGCAAGCAGGGACAATTTATTATTGCTTGCAATGAAGAAAGTGAAGCACTTTGGACTGGAATTCTTCGTAATATAGGAGAAAACATTTTTTATGTAGGCAAGATAGGAAATGCATCAAAAGCTGAATCACCAATGCTTTTTGGATCTATGTTTATCAGTGCAACGGTAGCTTATGCAGCTGCAGTAGCCTTAAAATTGAATATTCCTCAAGAGATTGCTGCACAACAAATTGCAATGTTCGCTCCAGGCGCAGAGTATCTGTTGCCTAATATGTTTGCTAGAAATTATGATCAGGTTATGGCTTCTGTTGATAGTTTCAAAACTGTATCGAACACTGCTATTAGTTCAGCTAAATCGTTAGGTATACCAACTAAGGTACTTGAAGATATACTGGCTATTTTCACATCAGCAGCGGAACGTGGATTTGGAGCAAAAGATGGTTCTTCTATATTAGAAGTTCTACTTGAATCTAATAAATAA
- a CDS encoding helix-turn-helix domain-containing protein, with the protein MVTIVAKSNKKINCPVTATVELIGGKWKTIILYSLSSGTKRFGEIAVRIPEISRKVLTEQLKELENDGLILREQYKEIPPRVDYSLTNLGKSLSPVFRELEIWGTENVLKKQ; encoded by the coding sequence ATGGTAACCATTGTGGCAAAATCGAATAAAAAAATTAACTGTCCCGTCACAGCAACTGTTGAATTGATCGGTGGAAAGTGGAAAACTATCATTCTGTATTCCCTCTCATCGGGAACAAAGCGTTTTGGCGAAATAGCTGTTCGCATTCCTGAAATATCCAGAAAGGTACTTACCGAACAGTTGAAAGAACTGGAAAACGATGGATTGATTCTACGGGAACAGTACAAGGAAATCCCCCCTCGCGTGGACTACTCACTTACCAACCTTGGAAAAAGCCTCTCTCCGGTTTTTCGGGAACTGGAAATTTGGGGAACTGAAAATGTACTAAAAAAACAATAA
- a CDS encoding DUF4405 domain-containing protein: MSRKMIIKLTVNFIMTVLFLFLMAFRLTDDFIHEILGISIFVLFIIHSILNGKWYLSLLKGQYSAIRVFKITINLLLAVIMIVMLVNAVFISETIFDFVPVDSTLFVIELHLFCAAWGFVLMSVHLGLHWKMILKVTGFSSGNKIVIFVSRIAAFFLLIYGIKAFVARSLFQKLMMYSVYDSISIDGTGIEILSDYLLIMGMLVVLTYYAMLLLQKSDRLSKT, encoded by the coding sequence ATGAGTAGAAAAATGATAATTAAATTGACTGTTAATTTTATAATGACAGTCCTTTTCCTCTTTTTAATGGCATTTCGTTTAACCGATGATTTTATTCACGAAATACTTGGAATAAGCATTTTTGTATTGTTTATTATCCATAGTATTTTAAATGGAAAATGGTACTTATCCTTACTGAAAGGTCAGTACAGCGCTATTCGTGTATTCAAAATAACTATAAATCTTTTACTTGCTGTGATAATGATTGTAATGCTTGTTAATGCTGTTTTTATTTCTGAAACCATATTCGACTTTGTTCCAGTAGATAGCACCCTGTTTGTTATAGAACTACATCTCTTTTGTGCTGCATGGGGCTTTGTGCTTATGTCTGTACATCTTGGTCTGCATTGGAAAATGATTTTAAAAGTGACAGGCTTTTCTTCCGGCAACAAAATAGTAATTTTTGTTTCACGTATAGCAGCTTTCTTTTTGTTGATATATGGAATTAAGGCTTTTGTTGCTAGATCTTTATTTCAAAAGCTAATGATGTATTCTGTTTATGACTCTATTAGTATTGATGGCACGGGCATTGAAATTCTAAGTGACTATCTTTTAATAATGGGAATGCTTGTTGTTCTTACATATTATGCGATGCTTTTGTTACAAAAGTCAGACAGGCTAAGTAAGACTTAA